The uncultured Cohaesibacter sp. genome window below encodes:
- the rhaD gene encoding rhamnulose-1-phosphate aldolase, producing MTVFSHPIPFVQQVASLARLCWEMGWNEANGGNISWRLPTDEVESVLARRYPNVTPAEPVKLPQPQPTLDGEYFIVTGTGQYFRHATEFPDQVFGIVRIVEGGSAYQTVWGFSNGGRPTSEFATHLAGHAVRKRVSKGRERILLHCHAPEFIALSYILPLDSAELTKALWTKMPECIVIFPDGVRIVPPMLPGTTDIADASVKEMEHGRIISWTHHGIFASEATPDSVFGLVETIEKAAGIHRKVLSAGGERQTISNGLLTELSVYFERLLVQKPVIPGND from the coding sequence ATGACAGTATTTTCGCACCCGATCCCCTTTGTTCAGCAAGTCGCTTCACTGGCACGCCTGTGCTGGGAAATGGGTTGGAACGAAGCCAACGGTGGCAACATCTCCTGGCGTCTGCCGACCGATGAAGTGGAGAGCGTTCTGGCGCGCCGTTATCCGAATGTGACACCGGCAGAGCCCGTCAAGCTGCCTCAGCCGCAGCCGACGCTGGACGGGGAATATTTCATCGTCACCGGCACCGGTCAGTATTTCCGCCATGCAACAGAATTCCCCGACCAGGTTTTCGGTATTGTCCGCATCGTCGAAGGTGGCTCTGCCTATCAGACCGTCTGGGGCTTCAGCAACGGCGGGCGTCCGACCTCGGAATTTGCCACCCATCTTGCCGGTCATGCGGTGCGCAAGCGTGTATCCAAGGGCCGCGAACGGATTCTCTTGCATTGCCATGCACCGGAATTCATCGCGCTCAGCTACATTCTGCCGCTGGATAGTGCCGAATTGACCAAGGCCCTGTGGACCAAGATGCCCGAATGCATCGTGATCTTTCCCGATGGCGTCCGTATCGTTCCGCCGATGCTGCCTGGTACCACGGACATTGCCGATGCTTCGGTCAAGGAAATGGAACATGGTCGGATCATCTCCTGGACCCATCATGGCATCTTTGCCTCGGAAGCCACGCCGGACTCCGTCTTCGGCCTTGTCGAGACCATCGAGAAAGCAGCAGGGATCCATCGCAAGGTACTGTCGGCAGGCGGCGAACGACAGACCATTTCCAACGGGCTTCTCACCGAGCTTTCGGTCTATTTTGAACGTCTTCTCGTTCAGAAACCGGTCATTCCGGGCAACGACTGA
- a CDS encoding L-rhamnose isomerase — translation MTRLDYDAARDTFAEWGVDAEAAMQTLAGIPISMHCWQGDDVVGFEDNEGGSAGGIQATGNYPGRARSAAELRADLEFAYGKIPGKHRLNLHASYLDTDEKPARDELDYRHFASWVDWAKDNGLGLDFNPTFFSHPKVHENLTLSHPDKGIRDFWIRHGQCCRAIAAKFGEELGTPCVDNIWVPDGYKDTPIDRLAARERLESAIDEMIATPYDPAHMLDAVESKLFGIGVEACTVGSHEFYMGYAIRKGTLLCLDMGHFHPTENIADKLSSVSLSVKEILLHVSRPMRWDSDHVILLNDDILAMAQELVFGNLLGRTHIGLDFFDATIARTSAWVIGTRNMQKALLRALLMPQAELKAIEAKLDFTQRFLMTEELKDLPYGVIWDEFCSRNNVPTGKALIADLNSYQASVAARG, via the coding sequence ATGACTCGCCTAGACTATGATGCCGCCCGCGATACCTTTGCGGAATGGGGTGTTGATGCGGAAGCCGCCATGCAAACCCTGGCCGGAATTCCCATTTCCATGCATTGCTGGCAGGGAGATGACGTTGTCGGCTTTGAAGACAATGAAGGGGGCAGTGCCGGGGGCATTCAGGCCACCGGCAACTATCCCGGCCGTGCCCGCAGCGCCGCCGAATTGCGGGCCGATCTGGAATTTGCCTATGGCAAGATTCCGGGAAAGCACCGTCTCAACCTGCATGCAAGCTATCTCGACACGGACGAAAAGCCGGCCCGTGACGAACTCGATTATCGCCACTTTGCCAGCTGGGTGGACTGGGCGAAGGACAACGGCCTCGGGCTCGATTTCAACCCGACCTTCTTTTCCCATCCCAAGGTGCACGAGAATCTGACGCTTTCCCACCCGGACAAGGGAATCCGCGATTTCTGGATCCGTCATGGCCAGTGCTGTCGCGCCATCGCTGCCAAATTCGGTGAAGAACTCGGCACGCCATGCGTTGACAATATCTGGGTGCCGGATGGCTACAAGGATACGCCGATCGACCGTCTGGCGGCCCGCGAGCGGCTGGAAAGTGCTATCGATGAAATGATCGCCACGCCATATGATCCAGCCCACATGCTGGATGCGGTCGAAAGCAAGCTGTTCGGCATTGGCGTCGAGGCCTGCACGGTGGGCAGCCATGAATTCTACATGGGCTATGCCATCCGCAAGGGCACGCTGCTGTGCCTGGACATGGGCCATTTCCACCCGACCGAGAATATCGCCGACAAACTGTCGTCGGTTTCGCTGTCGGTCAAGGAAATCCTGCTGCATGTCAGTCGCCCGATGCGTTGGGACAGCGACCATGTGATCCTGCTCAATGACGACATTCTGGCCATGGCACAGGAACTGGTGTTTGGCAATCTGTTGGGACGCACCCACATCGGGCTCGATTTCTTCGACGCGACAATCGCCCGGACCTCTGCGTGGGTGATCGGCACACGCAACATGCAGAAGGCGCTGCTGCGGGCTCTCCTGATGCCACAGGCCGAACTCAAGGCGATCGAGGCGAAACTCGATTTCACCCAGCGTTTCCTGATGACCGAGGAACTCAAGGATCTGCCCTATGGCGTGATCTGGGATGAGTTCTGCTCGCGCAACAACGTACCAACAGGCAAGGCGTTGATCGCCGACCTCAACAGCTATCAGGCCAGTGTGGCCGCTCGCGGATAA